The following proteins are encoded in a genomic region of Nitrospirota bacterium:
- a CDS encoding IS3 family transposase, which yields IFEYIEMFYNRIRRHSALGYKSPVSFELEDIAA from the coding sequence GTATATTCGAATATATTGAAATGTTCTATAATCGAATTAGAAGGCATTCAGCTCTGGGATATAAATCTCCGGTATCATTTGAACTGGAGGATATAGCAGCCTAA